The nucleotide sequence ATCTATCCATCGGTGTTTATCGTTAAGCTCGATCAAGAGCAGCACGCATTCAAACGGGTGTCATACAGCTATGCTGATATCTTGACAGAATCCGTTGAAGTGATGCTGTGTAATGACGAGGGTCAAGTCCGCATCAACTATTTACCGAACTAAACAGGTTATTGCACGGGCAGCAGCTCGCTTTTTAAAGCGAAGCGGCTGCCCGTTTTGCATGCTTCAAGACGTGTTGGGCATTCTAAGGGTGCGCTAGCTAAGCGTCAAATAACGCGAAGGAGGCGATCATATGAGCCGAAGAAGACGAAGCACGATGTCGGAGGAGTTCAAGGCAGAAATTGCAAAGGATCTTGGGTTTTATGATATTGTACAGCAGGAAGGCTGGGGTGGAATTCGCACGAAAGACGCAGGCAACATGGTAAAGCGAGCAATTCAAATTGCAGAACAAGCGATCTCCAAAAATCCACAAGCTTAAGAATCACCTTAGAAGTCGAATATGCCGTTAAGTGGCGATTCGGCTTCTTATTTTGTTATAATAAGTAAAGGTGATAATGCAGATGAAAATCTATGAGAAAGCACCAGCTAAGATTAATTTGCTGCTGGACGTATTACGCAAGCGTGATGATGGCTTTCATGAGGTAGAGATGATCATGACGATGGTCGACCTTGCCGATCGTCTTGAGATGGAGGAATTACCTCGTGATCAGATCGTACTTACGAGCCAGGTAGGATTTATCCCGCTGGATGAAAAGAACTTGGCCTTTCAAGCGGCTAAGCTTATTAAAGAGCGTTACAGCGTAAAGCGGGGCGTCTATATTCATCTGGATAAGCAGATTCCAGTAGCAGCCGGACTGGCAGGCGGGAGCAGCGATGCAGCAGCCACGCTTAAAGGCTTGAATCGTCTTTGGGATTTGCAGCTCAGCACAGCGGAGCTTGAGAAGTTAGGAGCGGAGCTTGGATCGGATGTGCCGTTCTGTGTTCGTGGAGGTACTGCGATCGCTAGAGGACGCGGTGAACAACTGGAGAGCATATCTTCACCGCCGCAATGCTGGGTCATCTTAGCGAAGCCACCGATTAACGTATCGACTGCAGATGTTTATGGTAAATTTCGTGTGAGTGAACTTAAAGCGCATCCTTCCATTACGAATATGCGATCGGCGATTGAACGCCAATCGTTCTCTGATATCTGTTCGACGTTAGGTAACGTGCTTGAAACAGTCACACTTGATCGATATCCAGAGGTTCGACAAGTGAAGGATTGTATGGTGAAGCTTGGAGCTGATGGTGTACTCATGTCAGGCAGCGGTCCGACTGTATTCGGTCTTGTTTCCAAGGAAGCGAAGGTTTCAAAAATATATAATGGACTCAGAGGCTTCTGCAAAGAGGTGTTCGTTGTAAGGATGCTTACATAAATCCGAATATTTAAAAGACGTGGAGCTCACTTTGTTGCTCAAAACCGTATAAAAATGTTATGATTGCAAAATAACATTCGGATTTGGACGGAGTGAGATCTGTGAAAAAGTTGAAGCGCAGCGCACGGCTCGTTGAAATGACACAATATTTATTAGCACGTCCACATACGTTGATTTCTTTGACCGCATTCGCAGATCGTTATCAATCTGCGAAATCCTCAATTAGCGAAGATTTGGCGATTATTAAAGAAGTGTTTGCTGATGAGGGAATCGGTGATCTAAGTACACATGCAGGTGCTGCTGGAGGCGTTCGTTTTGTGCCTCAGTGTCGGAAAGATGTTGCACTTCAACAAATCAAGTCCATTATAAGCGAGCTGCAGCAACCGGATCGATTGCTTCCCGGTGGCTACTTGTACATGACGGACTTGCTCGGACAGCCTGGCATGATGCAAGAGGTTGGCCGGATGTTCGCTTCTGCATTCGCAGATCGGAATATTGATGTCATTATGACGGTGGAGACCAAGGGGATTCCGCTTGCTCATGCGACAGCAGCATTTCTAAATCTGCCTGTCGTCATTGTGCGTAGAGATCATAAAGTGACAGAGGGTTCAGCTGTAAGCATTAATTACGTATCCGGCTCAACGAAGCGAATTCAGACCATGTCTTTAGCGCGTCGGGCGCTGAAGGAAGAATCTCGCGTACTTATCATCGATGACTTTATGAAAGCAGGGGGCACCATTCAAGGGATGGTAGATCTCCTTCATGAGTTTCGAGCTGTTGTCGCGGGTGTCGGTGTGTTCGTAGAGTCAGGAGAGATAGAGCACGAGGAACGATTGCTACAGGATTATGTATCGCTCGCACGGTTAACAGAAGTCGATTTGAAATCTCGGCACATTACGATTCAGCCTGGTAACTTTTTTGACTTGTCAGAGAGCATATAAGAGGGAGGAAAAGTGATGACACTTCACATTGTATCTACAGACGCAGCTCCTGCCGCAATTGGTCCTTATGCACAAGCTGTCCGTGTAGGCAATCTAATCTATACGTCGGGACAAATTCCATTGACGCCTGCTGGCGACCTCGTTGCAGGTGGTATTGAAGAACAGACGCAGCAAGTGTTGAACAACTTGAAAGCTGTATTAGCGGCAGAGGGGTCCTCCCTTCAAGATGTTGTGAAGACAACGGTATTTTTGAAAGATATGAATCAGTTTTCAATCTTTAATTCGGTATATGCATCCTACTTTGGAGAGCATACTCCTGCCCGATCTACAGTAGAAGTGGCAAGGCTCCCCAAAGATGTTCTTGTCGAAATTGAAGCGATTGTCACGATTCCTGTCGAAACTGACAAGAACTAAAAATTTTTTTCAAAAATTGGCTGTTGTTTTCCAAATTAAAGAAGGAATTTGCACCGTTTTGTGGAATATTACACCAAGTCTTCTAGAAGGACAAAGGTGGTGAACAGAAGGTGCAAATTACAGATGTGAGACTCCGTAGAGTGAATTCGGAGGGGCGCATGAAGGCTATTGCTTCGATTACAATCGATAACGAATTCGTTGTACACGATATTCGCGTGATTGATGGAAACAATGGCATGTTCGTGGCGATGCCTAGCAAGCGGACCCCAGATGGGGAATTCCGAGATATTGCTCATCCGATCTCTTCCGGTACGCGCGAGAAAATTCAAGCTGCTGTATTGGCTGAATATGAGCGTGCGGCTCAAGATGAAGAAATATTGGTAGAAGAAGGCGCTTCATAAAGAAATGAACTTTTTTATCCATACTTCTCTACAATTGAGATGGAGGGCCTCCTAGGCTCTCTTTTCTTTTGATTCATAATAAGCTATGATGCTTTGTAATTGAGTATATAAGCGCGAGAGGGGATAGTTTGACCATGAAGAAGCTTGCAATCGTGCTTGCGGCGGGTCAAGGAAAGCGAATGAAATCTAAGTTGTATAAGGTGCTGCACCAGGTGTGTGATAAGCCCATGGTGTCTCACGCTTTAGATAGCGTACGCGAAGCAGGATGCGAACGAATTGTTGTCGTTGTAGGGCACGGTGCGGATGCTGTTCAAGAGGTATTAGGAGATAGTGTAGAGTATGCGCTTCAAGCAGAGCAGCTAGGTACGGGTCATGCGGTCAGTCAGGCAGCACCTTTGCTCGGTGAAGAAGAGGGTGTAACGATTGTAACGTATGGAGATACGCCGCTCGTTGATCCCGATACAATCAAGCTGATGATGGCGTTGCATCTTGAGCAATCTGCAGCAGCAACGGTGTTGACTGCAAACGTAAGTGATCCAACAGGATTAGGACGTATTATTCGTGGTGAAACTGGAGAAGTGCTACGAATAGTAGAGCAGAAGGATTGTACCAAAGAGGAAGCAACAATTACAGAGATCAATACAGGTACTTACTGTTTCGATAATCGCAAGCTATTTTCAGCTCTGCGTGAAGTAAAGAACGATAACTCACAGGGTGAATATTACGCTACGGATGTCATTGGAATTTTACGTGACCAGGGAGAAAGAATTTCCGCATATATGTGTGAGGATCCCACTGAAGCGATTGGTGTGAATGACCGATTAGCACTTGGTGAAGCGGAGCGGGTTATGCGGATGCGCATTAATGCCAATCATCAATTAAATGGCGTAACACTAATTGACCCGGAGCATACCTATATCGGGGCTAATGTGCAAATTGGTGCAGATACGATTATTTATCCAGGTACGGTGCTTCGTGGCAACACTGTAGTCGGTACAGATTGCGTCATTGGTCCTCAGTCGGAGCTAAGGGATACGATTGTAGGTAGCGGTTCAACGGTTCGTCAGACGGTTGCAGAAAACGCAGTTGTTGGAGATGAGTGCAGTGTTGGACCGTTCGCCTATTTGCGACCAGGTACTGTTCTCGGACGTCATGTGAAAATTGGTGATTTCGTTGAAATTAAAAATACGATAATCGGCGAGCATAGTAAGGTGCCTCATCTAAGCTATGTAGGCGATGCAATCGTTGGCACGAATGTCAACATTGGCTGTGGTGCGATTACTGCCAATTATGATGGGTTCAATAAGTCGAAGACAGAGATTGGCGACAATGCCTTCATCGGCAGCAACAGCAACCTTATTGCTCCTGTAAAGATTGGTAGTGGGGCTTATGTTGTTGCGGGCTCGACAATTACACAAAATGTGCTTGATAATGACGTTGCTATCGCACGTGAACGTCAAGTCAATAAACCGGGATATGCAGATAAGATTCGTGCTCGTGCTCGAGCTAAGAAAGATAGAGAAAAAACAGATAACAATCAATAATTATATTAATAAAGGCGGTAATCATCATGGCTTATCCGGATAATACTCTCAAGATTTTTTCAGGCAGCTCGAATCCACGGTTGGCACAATCGATTGCTAGTCATATTGGTGTGGAGCTCGGCAAGTCGGTCGTCAACCGATTTAGTGATGGTGAAATTCACGTGCGGTTGAACGAAAGTGTACGTGGTAGTGATGTATACGTGGTGCAATCGACGTCTGATCCGGTTAATGAGCACTTAATGGAGTTGCTGGTAATGGTAGATGCGCTGAAACGGGCTTCTGCCAAGACGATTAATGTCGTCATTCCCTATTATGGATATGGACGGCAAGACCGCAAAGCACGTTCGAGAGATCCGATAACAGCGAAGTTAGTTGCTAACCTGATTGAGACCGCTGGAACACACCGAGTCATTGCCATGGACTTGCACGCGATGCAAATTCAGGGCTTTTTCGATATTCCGGTCGATCATCTACTTGGAGTTCCGATTCTTGGTGAATATTTTCAAAGCAAAGCGCTTGATAAGCCTGTTGTCGTTTCCCCTGACCATGGTGGCGTTGTAAGAGCGCGAAGATTAGCGGATGAGTTGCAAGCTCCGCTTGCAATTATTGATAAGAGACGTCCCGAGCCGAATGTGGTGGAGGTGATGAACATTATCGGTGACGTATCTGGAAGAACGGCGATATTGATTGACGATATGATTGATACTGCGGGCACAATCTCTTTGGCGGCATCCGCTCTGAAGAAAGCGGGGGCGTTAGAAATTTATGCATGCTGCACACATCCAGTACTTTCTGGTCAAGCGATGGAGCGGCTTGCAAATGCACCGATTAAGGAAATCGTTGTGACGGATACGATCCATATGCGTGAGCATTGCCAATTGGATAAGCTAAAGGTACTATCCGTTGCACCGCTAATGGGCGAAGCAATTGTACGGATTCACGAGCAAATGTCGATTAGTAAGCTGTTTGAACCGAACGTTTAAGCTGTATACAGTCGGGTTACAATAGGATATGTCTATGTGAGGAGGTATTCCTATGAATCAGACTTTGCAGGTTGAGCAGAGGGAAGTAATGAGTCAGGGCGCGTTGCGTCAAATACGTTTAGCAGGGAAGCTACCGGGTGTTGTCTATGGAAAAGGCTTGGAATCACCAGTAACTATTACCTTGGAGTCGAAGCAGGTTCAAGCGTTGCTTCGAAGTAATCCACATTCAGTTATAGAGATGGATGTGCCGAGGATTGGCAAGCAGACCGTGATGATGGCTGAGATCCAAAGGGATTCGATGTCACGTGAAGTGCAACATATAGACTTCAAACGAATAGATATGAATGAGAAAATTCATACTTCTGTTCGTATTGAACTACAAGGCAAATCGATTGGCGAGCAGGAAGGCGGCATGATTCAGATCATCATGCACGAGCTTGAAATTGAATGTTACCCGAAGGATATTCCTGATGCGATTGTAGCCGATGTGAGTACACTTGCTGTGGGTGACCAACTATCGGTAAGTGATCTGAAGTTACCAGCGGGGGTGGCGTCGCGTGAGGAAGCAAGCACGGTGATCGTTTCGATCTTAGCGCCTCAGAAGGCACTCTCTGAAGATGAAGCGGATGCAGCGGCAGATAAAGCCGAAGAAGACCGCAAGCACTCAGAAGCGGCACAAGCAGTTGACAAGAAATAAGCAGGGGTCGTGCCGCGAGGCACGGCCCTTTGCACTGCTTAATAGCCGGGGCGCGAGATGAAGGTAAATTGTTGCCGACTGTAGAAGATATTGTTGATCAGAATGAACTCTTCACTACATTCCTCGATATAACCGATGTCTCTATAAAATTGTCCATAAAAAATTTGAACAGGAATTAAAGAGTGCATGTGGTCAATAAAGTGTTGGTCGTCAAAAATCATCTGACCATTGAAATACATATTCATACACCCGCTTATTGAGAAAATCTATATAATTAATATGACACGCCAGTAATCGCAATCGTTGCATATACACAAAATATTTTTCACCTATGCATGGGAGGTAGAGCTTGATCATGAAATGGATCGTCGGACTAGGAAACCCTGGTTCCACCTATGAAAATACACGCCACAATGCCGGATTTATGGTCATTGATGAGTTAGCGCGCAGATACAATGCAGATGTAAGCAGTAAAAAGTGTAAAGGGCTGGTTGGTGAGGCGAGAATTAACGATGAGAAGGTGGCTTTGCTAAAGCCGATGACCTACATGAATTTATCGGGAGAATCGCTTCGCGCATTTATGGATTTTTATAAGGTGAAGTTAGAGGATTGCATCGTCGTCTATGACGATCTCGATACAGAGGTCGGCCGAATCCGACTGCGCTATCAAGGGAGTGCGGGGGGACATAACGGCATTAAGTCGATCATCCAGCATACAGGGACACAGACGTTCAATCGCGTTCGAATGGGCATCTCTAGACCCGAGCCGGGTATGGTCATCTCAGACTACGTACTGTCTTCATTTCCTAAAAAAGAGCGTGATGCACTGAAGCAGATGATTGAAGAAGCAGCTGATGCGATTGAGCATGCGATTACGCATCCGTTCGAGCAGACGATGGCAATGTATAATGCCAAGCACTAACGGAAGCCGGGCATACTTGGCTTAAATAGGCGAACATCTGGGCATACTTAATCAGAATACGGCTATCGCCGCATATCCCCGATTAAGGAGGCATACATATGGCTGTAAAATACGTTTGTAGACATTGCCAGATGCCACTTGGAACGTTCGATAATGCGGATGTTTCAGAGTTTCGACTTGGTCTTCATTCCTTGACCCTCGATGAGCGAAAGCGTATAATAGCCTATAATTCCAACGGGGACGTGACCGTACGGGTAATATGCGATTATTGCAATCAGACATTGGACTCTAATCCAGAGCTGGCGTTGTTGTCCAATCCATTGCAATGAACAATTGCATCATCACGTTTTCACTTCTCAGGGGCCTTGGCATGATAATCAGAAAGCATAATCAGCTATTCATTTCTGATTGTCTACGCAAAGATTCTTCAGCGTTTAAGGACGCCGAAGATGTTTTTGCTTGTGCCGGGGCTTTTTCAATGATTTTAGCGATAGTAAATGGTGAAGATCAGAAAGGGGAAATGCCATGAAGCCGCTTCTTCAAGCTTTGGCAGTCGATCCCGATTTAATTAGCGTTATCGGTGGTTTAAAGGGAGGAATTCGTGAGCAGCTCGTCGCGGGGTTGTCCGGTTCCGCTCGTCAGATCGGCATTGCTGCTATGTATCGAGAATTGCAAAGGCCTCTTCTCGTTATTACACATAATATGTTCTCGGCACAGAAGATCGCGGACGATCTACAAGAAAGTCTGTCCGTTGAAGAAGTGTTACTCTACCCAGCAAACGAGCTAATCGCAGCTGAAACCGCAATCTCGAGTCCGGAAACTTCCGCTCGTCGTCTAGATGTACTGCTCAAACTCGCTGAAGGCTTCCGCGGGGTCATTGTGGTGCCTTTCGCCGGTGTTCGGCGATTCCAACCCGACCGAAACACCATGGCAGGCGCGCATATTCAATTGCAGGTCGGTCAGACGCTACGGATGGAGCAATTTCTTCGCGACATGATTGGCATGGGTTACGAGCGTGTTGATCGGGTGGAGCAGAAGGGGCATTTGAGCGTACGTGGAGGGATAGCAGATTATTTTCCACTTGCGTCTGCTCATGCGTATCGTATTGAATGGTTTGATGATGAGATTGATTCCATTCGTACCTTTGACCCAACTGACCAACGATCCATTGATAAACTAGAGTCTTGTACAGTACAGCCTTGCCGTGAGTGGATTGCGACGGAAAGAAGATTTCACAATGCAGCACAGCATGCCTCTGAATTGCTAGAGAAGCAGCTAGAGCGGATGAATGATCGTCAAGCGAAAGAGCGATTGCAGGGGGAAATTTCGAGAGAAATTGAACTATTGCGTCAGTGTATCTATTTCGATGAAATATACAAATATATTTCTCTACTTTACCCAGAACGTCAAACACTGCTTGATTATATTCCTAAAGATACAGTTCTTCTTATGGATGAACCGAGCAGATTAGGTGAAACCGCACGTCAACTCGAACGAGATGAATCAGAATGGTCGATGCATCTGCTTCAGCAGGGCAAATCGTTGCCTGGCTTTGTGCTAGGAATTGCAGCGGAGCAGGCACTTTATCCGAAAGCCTATCAAACTGTCTATCTATCGGTATTCGTTCGCCAAATCCCGCACACGCAGCCGCAAAATATTGTAAACTTCGTCTGTCGTTCAATGCAAAGCTTCCACGGTCAGATGAATGTGCTCAAGGCCGAGATGGAACGCTGGCGCAAGAGTGGCAGCCATATTGTAATGCTCGCAGGCAATACGGAGCGGGCAGATCGGATGCGCCGCGTACTCGAAGACTATCAGATTGAACCCCCTGAGATTTTGCAAGGTCATTTGCAGAATGGCTTTGAGTTGCCTGCAATTAAGCTAATCGTCATAACGGAAGGCGAGATGTTTACTCAGAAGCAGCGCAAAGCTAGACGCGTTGACCGGCATTTGGATAATGCAGAGCGGATTAAGAGCTATACGGAATTGAAGGTGGGCGATTATGTTGTTCATCAAAATCATGGCATCGGAAAATATCTCGGCATTGGCACGCTTGAAGTCGGGGGTATTCATAAAGATTATTTGCATATCGTGTATGCTGCGGGTGATCGTCTATCCGTTCCGGTTGAACAATTCGATCTGATTCAGAAGTACGTCGGTTCTGAAGAGAAGGAGCCGAAGGTTAGCAAGCTAGGTGGCGCGGATTGGAACCGTGTGAAATCCAAAGTCCAAAGCACAGTTAAAGATATCGCTGATGACCTCATTAAGCTGTATGCCGAGCGTCAAGCGACACATGGCTTCGGATTTGGCGAAGATACAAGTTATCAACAAGAGTTCGAAGCGATGTTCCCCTATGATGAGACGACGGATCAGCTTCGTGCGATTGAGGAAATTAAGATGGATATGCAAAAGCCGCGTCCTATGGATCGGTTGCTTTGTGGAGATGTTGGTTACGGTAAGACAGAGGTTGCGATCCGAGCGGCGTTCAAGGCAGCGATTGAAGGCAAGCAGGTTGCTGTGCTTGTGCCTACGACGATTTTGGCGCAGCAGCATTATGAGACATTTCGCGAGCGATTTTCAGGCTATCCGTTCCAGATCAAGGTGCTTAGTCGGTTCCGTACGCGCAAAGAGCAGACAGAGACAATTAAGGGGCTAAAGGCTGGTACGGTCGACGTATTGATCGGAACGCATCGCCTCCTGTCGCAGGACGTTGTATTTAAAGATCTTGGTTTGCTCGTCGTCGATGAAGAGCAACGCTTCGGGGTTACACATAAGGAAAAGCTGAAGAAGTTAAAAACGAATGTAGACGTGCTGACGCTAACAGCGACACCGATTCCGCGTACGCTGCATATGTCGATGCTTGGGGTACGCGATCTGTCGGTCATTGAGACGCCACCGGAAAATCGTTTCCCAGTACAAACCTACGTCGTAGAATATAGTCCTACGCTTGTCCGAGAAGCGGTGGAGCGGGAGCTTGCGCGAGAAGGACAGGTTTATTATCTATTCAATCGCGTCCAAGGCATCTATCAGATGGCAGAGCAAATTCGTGCACTCGTTCCGAATGCGCGCGTCGCTGTTGGTCATGGGCAGATGTCGGAGCAGGAGCTTGAGCGGACGATTCTTGACTTCCTTGATGGGGAGTACGACGTGCTCGTAAGCACGAGCATTATCGAGACGGGTGTCGATATTCCGAACGTCAACACACTACTCGTCCACGATGCGGACCGGATGGGACTGTCCCAGCTTTATCAGCTTCGGGGGCGCGTTGGTCGTTCTAATCGAATTGCCTATGCTTATTTTACGTACCAGAGAGATAAAGTGCTGACAGAGGTTGCGGAGAAAAGATTGCAATCGATTAAGGAGTTCACCGAGCTTGGCTCGGGCTTTAAGATTGCGATGCGTGACTTATCGATTCGCGGTGCCGGTAATCTTCTCGGTGCGGAGCAGCATGGCTTCATCGCTTCGGTGGGCTTCGACCTCTATTCACAGATGCTCGCGGATGAAATTCAAAGTCGTAAGCTAGAAATCGGTGGAGTTGCATTGCCTCCTCAACAAGTCAATACACAGCTTGATCTTAGTGTGGATGCGTATTTGCCACCAGATTATATCTATGACAGCATTCAGAAAATTGAAATTTATAAAAAGGTTGCTGCCGCAGCTTCTCTGGATGATGTGAGTGATCTGTTCGAGGAGCTTGTTGATCGATTTGGCGATCCACCAAAGGCAGTGCTCAATTTGCTCGCCGTCGCCAGATTGAAGGTGTATGGTCGTCGCTATGGCATTGAGTCGATGATGAAGCGTGGGGATGAAGTTACGCTCAAGATTGTTGAACGCCATCAAACAGATTTGGATAAGAACGAGCTTAGTGTTATCGAACAGAAATTCCAAGGTCGGATAAGCCATGCGATCGTGTCGAAGCAGCTGCATATTCGTTGTAAAGTACGGGGATTTGATGAAAATGCAGTATTGGCATTGTTGGAGGAGTTTCTGATACAATATGAAATAGTTATCAAATCGAAGGGAGAATTGCAGAATGTTGCACCATAAACGGACGTCGTACAGACGCCTAGCCATCATGATGCTGACAGCAGTGATGCTAGTCGCGCTCTTGTCCGGCTGCGGTAATAAAGACGGAGAATATCCGGGGTCAAGCAAAGGTGCGGTCATCGCTACATACAAAGATGGGACCGTAACCGACAAGGAATATGATAAGTATGCAGCTTTCATGATGTTCGTTAATCAGAATCAAGCGATGTATATGTCGATTCCACAGCTGAAAGAGCAATTCGTACAACAATATGCTCTTAAGAAGCATCTTTCGAAGGACGTGTCTGCTGAAGATTTGAAGAAAGCAAAGACGGAGGCAGACAACTTCCAGAAGGAATTGGAGACTGCGCTTAAGACAACAGAAGATCTTAAGAACTATATGAAGGAAAACGATCTTACTGCGAAAGAAGTAGCAAAGTTCTATACGCATGAATATGGCTTCCAACTGTATTACTCCGCGAAGCTGAATGAACTTACGCCTACGGTTACGGATGATGAGATCAAAGCGGAGTTCGAGAAGAGCCCATCTGATTTCAACGTTGTAACTGCGCGTCATATTCTTGTGAAGACGACTGACCCATCCACGGGTGAAATCGTACATGAGGAAGCAGATGCATTGAAGCGTGCTCAGGAAGTTAAAGCTAAGCTTGATGCTGGTGGTGACTGGAATGAGTTAGCGAAGGAATATTCAGAAGACGCTGGTTCGAGCTCTAACGGTGGTCTTTATGAAAACCAAGTCGTTGGCGGCTGGGTAACAGAATTCAAGAACGCTGCAAATACGCAAGCGATTGGTGTAATCGGAGAACCCGTTCTTACTGAATTTGGCTACCATGTCATATTGGTTGAGAAGCGCACAGAAACGACTGTGGACAAGCTCACAGACGCACAGAAAGATACGATAAGATCGTCTGTCGCATCCGTGAAGATTTCCGATTTCTTGCAAACTGAGCAAACAAACTTGGACATTAAAGTAACGTTGCCAGCTGAAGAGACAGAGGCTCCAAGCTCGCCAGAAGCTTCTGGCGCAGCGAGCGAAGAACCGTCAGCTTCACCTTCTGCTGCGAAGTAGCACCTATCGCACGTTAATAAAGCATGCTTAGGAACGAAGGTTGCGTTTGCGATCTGTTCCCGAGCATGTTTTTTGGTTATACAGAATTTATCGTCTAGGAGGGCGAAGCCGTTTTGTTTGCTGTGGTTTATAACTCCAGTTCAGGGGATGCGTATAAGAAATTGGCAGAGGTTGAATACTACACATACGATTCCAAGTTAATTCACCAACGAAAGTGGGGCAACACGAGCCATGAAAGCAACCGGGATTGTACGTCGGATTGATGACCTTGGGCGGGTCGTTATTCCTAAAGAAATTCGTCGCACACTGCGAATTCGTGAAGGAGATCCGTTGGAAATTTTCGTTGACCGAGACGGTGAAGTTATTCTCAAAAAATATTCTCCAATAGGCGAACTGGGCGACTTTGCTAAGGAATATGCCGAATCGTTATCTGAGAGCACTGGGCATATTGCAATTATTACGGACCGAGATACCGTTATCGCTTCAGCGGGTACAGCGCGCAAAGAATATTTGGATAAGTCAATTGGCTCCATTCTGGAAGATGCGATGGAAAACCGCAAGATCCTGCTAGAAGATCACGCAGGCAGCTATGAGGTATTGAAGGACTTAGGAGAAACTTTGGGATCATTCGTT is from Candidatus Cohnella colombiensis and encodes:
- the mfd gene encoding transcription-repair coupling factor, which gives rise to MKPLLQALAVDPDLISVIGGLKGGIREQLVAGLSGSARQIGIAAMYRELQRPLLVITHNMFSAQKIADDLQESLSVEEVLLYPANELIAAETAISSPETSARRLDVLLKLAEGFRGVIVVPFAGVRRFQPDRNTMAGAHIQLQVGQTLRMEQFLRDMIGMGYERVDRVEQKGHLSVRGGIADYFPLASAHAYRIEWFDDEIDSIRTFDPTDQRSIDKLESCTVQPCREWIATERRFHNAAQHASELLEKQLERMNDRQAKERLQGEISREIELLRQCIYFDEIYKYISLLYPERQTLLDYIPKDTVLLMDEPSRLGETARQLERDESEWSMHLLQQGKSLPGFVLGIAAEQALYPKAYQTVYLSVFVRQIPHTQPQNIVNFVCRSMQSFHGQMNVLKAEMERWRKSGSHIVMLAGNTERADRMRRVLEDYQIEPPEILQGHLQNGFELPAIKLIVITEGEMFTQKQRKARRVDRHLDNAERIKSYTELKVGDYVVHQNHGIGKYLGIGTLEVGGIHKDYLHIVYAAGDRLSVPVEQFDLIQKYVGSEEKEPKVSKLGGADWNRVKSKVQSTVKDIADDLIKLYAERQATHGFGFGEDTSYQQEFEAMFPYDETTDQLRAIEEIKMDMQKPRPMDRLLCGDVGYGKTEVAIRAAFKAAIEGKQVAVLVPTTILAQQHYETFRERFSGYPFQIKVLSRFRTRKEQTETIKGLKAGTVDVLIGTHRLLSQDVVFKDLGLLVVDEEQRFGVTHKEKLKKLKTNVDVLTLTATPIPRTLHMSMLGVRDLSVIETPPENRFPVQTYVVEYSPTLVREAVERELAREGQVYYLFNRVQGIYQMAEQIRALVPNARVAVGHGQMSEQELERTILDFLDGEYDVLVSTSIIETGVDIPNVNTLLVHDADRMGLSQLYQLRGRVGRSNRIAYAYFTYQRDKVLTEVAEKRLQSIKEFTELGSGFKIAMRDLSIRGAGNLLGAEQHGFIASVGFDLYSQMLADEIQSRKLEIGGVALPPQQVNTQLDLSVDAYLPPDYIYDSIQKIEIYKKVAAAASLDDVSDLFEELVDRFGDPPKAVLNLLAVARLKVYGRRYGIESMMKRGDEVTLKIVERHQTDLDKNELSVIEQKFQGRISHAIVSKQLHIRCKVRGFDENAVLALLEEFLIQYEIVIKSKGELQNVAP
- a CDS encoding peptidylprolyl isomerase, whose translation is MLHHKRTSYRRLAIMMLTAVMLVALLSGCGNKDGEYPGSSKGAVIATYKDGTVTDKEYDKYAAFMMFVNQNQAMYMSIPQLKEQFVQQYALKKHLSKDVSAEDLKKAKTEADNFQKELETALKTTEDLKNYMKENDLTAKEVAKFYTHEYGFQLYYSAKLNELTPTVTDDEIKAEFEKSPSDFNVVTARHILVKTTDPSTGEIVHEEADALKRAQEVKAKLDAGGDWNELAKEYSEDAGSSSNGGLYENQVVGGWVTEFKNAANTQAIGVIGEPVLTEFGYHVILVEKRTETTVDKLTDAQKDTIRSSVASVKISDFLQTEQTNLDIKVTLPAEETEAPSSPEASGAASEEPSASPSAAK
- the spoVT gene encoding stage V sporulation protein T, which gives rise to MKATGIVRRIDDLGRVVIPKEIRRTLRIREGDPLEIFVDRDGEVILKKYSPIGELGDFAKEYAESLSESTGHIAIITDRDTVIASAGTARKEYLDKSIGSILEDAMENRKILLEDHAGSYEVLKDLGETLGSFVAAPIIASGDPIGTVVLLNKDESISMSIMESKMVETAAGFLAKQMEQ